Proteins encoded together in one Rhipicephalus sanguineus isolate Rsan-2018 chromosome 9, BIME_Rsan_1.4, whole genome shotgun sequence window:
- the LOC119404807 gene encoding leukocyte elastase inhibitor: MAPRAATIILHSSSPIRETTTFPWAPTLLPAVLLLLTLACTQMTDAQQGLPFGTRKLAFSANQFGLDLYRALRDVGTESRLLQAEGNVALCPFCVSSSLGMLLLGARGSSAMALRHVLYLWGMQHVHLAVRDLSSHLVLNLRDANLLIFRSLYVQRDFGVKYPFQRSLYHFYNASVHSLDFAANAEEARQHINAVVEKASHAQLANLLPDTPPPWTQLLLLSGLHLDSHIELDLVPAEGVRWRAQPLLNAASPTLLQLGRRVSADSASLEDTTAAAAETIESLGGNPAMLEARWTRVRYARHDYLNCTAVEVPLAGGGLISLLTLTPNEHDDMGLLETRLSAQRISDILANMQVRRANLKLPRIKIEHSHENLTDSLAQMGLASLFGPGRAQLFDMSDVPWLHVTNVVHKTSIDIKGPRVAAAAGGGHAAPPPPNPSSRRREPAFVGPSEETIDVVLDRPFLYFVVDNVSGLVIAMGKVLNP, translated from the exons ATGGCGCCGCGGGCGGCGACCATCATCCTGCACTCGTCGTCCCCAATCCGCGAGACCACGACGTTCCCGTGGGCGCCCACTCTGCTGCCTGCCGTCCTACTCCTGCTGACGCTGGCGTGCACCCAGATGACCGACGCGCAGCAGGGCCTTCCATTCGGCACGCGCAAGCTGGCCTTCTCGGCGAACCAGTTCGGGCTGGACCTGTACCGGGCGCTGCGAGACGTCGGCACCGAGTCCCGCCTTCTGCAGGCCGAGGGCAACGTAGCCCTGTGTCCCTTCTGCGTCAGCTCGTCGCTGGGCATGCTCCTGCTGGGAGCCCGCGGCTCGTCGGCTATGGCGCTGCGCCACGTCCTCTACCTGTGGGGAATGCAGCATGTGCACCTCGCAGTGAGAGACCTGTCCTCGCATCTGGTGTTGAACCTGAGGGACGCCAACCTCCTCATATTCAG GAGCCTGTACGTGCAGCGCGACTTCGGCGTCAAGTACCCTTTCCAGCGGTCGCTGTACCACTTCTACAACGCGTCCGTGCACTCGCTCGACTTCGCGGCCAACGCCGAGGAGGCCCGGCAGCACATCAACGCCGTGGTCGAGAAGGCCAGTCACGCGCAGCTGGCTAACCTGCTGCCGGACACGCCTCCACCGTGGACCCAACTGCTGCTCTTGTCCGGCCTGCACCTGGACTCGCATATCGAGCTAGACCTCGTACCCGCAGAAGGGGTACGCTGGAGGGCGCAGCCACTCCTCAACGCGGCATCCCCGACCCTACTGCAACTCGGCAGACGGGTCAGCGCTGACTCCGCCTCTTTGGAAG acaccaccgcggcggccgcagagACGATCGAGTCGTTGGGTGGCAACCCTGCGATGCTGGAGGCCCGCTGGACTCGGGTCCGGTACGCGCGCCATGACTATCTCAACTGCACGGCGGTTGAGGTTCCGCTGGCCGGAGGCGGTCTCATCTCCCTTCTCACGCTCACGCCCAATGAGCACGACGACATGGGTCTGCTCGAGACACGCCTCAGCGCCCAGAGGATCAGCGACATCCTCGCCAACATGCAAGTGCGCAGGGCAAACCTCAAG TTGCCCCGCATCAAGATCGAGCACAGCCACGAGAATCTGACCGACTCCCTGGCACAGATGGGCCTCGCCTCGCTGTTCGGGCCCGGCAGGGCTCAGCTCTTCGACATGAGCGACGTGCCGTGGCTGCACGTCACCAACGTGGTGCACAAGACGTCCATCGACATCAAGGGGCCTcgtgtcgccgccgccgccggtggtgggcacgcagcgccaccgccgccgaaCCCGAGCAGCCGGCGCCGCGAACCGGCGTTTGTCGGCCCCTCCGAAGAGACCATCGACGTAGTGCTCGACAGGCCGTTCCTTTACTTCGTTGTGGACAACGTTAGCGGACTGGTCATAGCCATGGGCAAAGTGCTGAACCCGTAA